The Acanthopagrus latus isolate v.2019 chromosome 6, fAcaLat1.1, whole genome shotgun sequence genome includes a region encoding these proteins:
- the si:ch211-160o17.4 gene encoding homeodomain-interacting protein kinase 1 isoform X4 yields MSSQLQVFSPPSISSSAFCRVKKLKVESNVWDVSTTEAYSSIAGQSAYTFAPALAVPPFAPSLVFPPAAPGSRGQVVVRAADSTGSLPRGSSRRVTEQATSSSYAHAEVSSETRGHRHGQKRKIEEANEGSGSGCGSVQILEELSAPAATYSTRTGGGGGGTGQSIPHSAPTTKSSSSNGEGDYQLVQHEILCSVSCSYEVLEFLGRGTFGQVAKCWKRGTNEIVAIKILKNHPSYARQGQIEVGILNRLSAENADEYNFVRSYECFQHKGHTCLVFEMLEQNLYDFLKHSKFSPLPLRHIRPILQQVATALMKLKSLGLIHADLKPENIMLVDPLRQPYRVKVIDFGSASHVSKAVCSTYLQSRYYRAPEIILGLPFCEAIDMWSLGCVIAELFLGWPLYPGASEYDQIRYISQTQGLPAEYLLSAGTKTVRFFNRGPDSSYPLWRLKTPSEHEMEMGIKSKEARKYIFNCLDDMMQVNLSSHLEGTDMLAEKADRREFIDLLKRMLRLDADKRITPTKTLGHPFVTMSHLVDYPHSSHVKSCFQNMEICKRRSSYDSSKSLYSTNAVPSAAAGNLTVTFSSQLNQHNQVPSAGGAVPLLNYQPALYQQATINIPGLAQQSVPIPTRPAGLCSQTEPFQQTLIVCPPSTIQGLQPSSKSSSFPVRMENSVPIVPQNQSAQSLQIQPSMLTQAWPTGTQQILIPSSWQQVPGVAIHSSAHQSNVAESPLETHDASTAQGHSWRSTTQARTQQERKKVKARRGENRNRGISTASLLSSSGVTPPSASATLSQPIIISDTPSPAVSIITIHSDTDTEDERKFHPASVGLSQRTNVISCVTVHDSDSSTASPLTPLPRALNPASTVSSRQAKSLAVVAPSVKTQERGAASRARLETVNYIKPKRSSNRQPCSSGESMDRHGLVPSQSHPLNLSQVQPVVSSSQERSHSDSSLRRQQTFPPAVSASHYSFSEVSALASASAPGPSLYTYPASTALSTASQAMEQLLGRGHCSHGHSPSAYAATYTSSSSSRRDSASRKDSVSSLLHGLPAAYQHQFATGSPYVSVTPRAEAYSAYQLSPRRLTQYPYL; encoded by the exons ATGAGCTCTCAGCTGCAggtcttctctcctccttccatctCCTCCAGTGCCTTTTGTCGTGTGAAGAAGCTGAAGGTGGAGAGTAATGTTTGGGATGTGTCCACCACTGAAGCGTACAGCTCTATAGCAGGCCAGTCAGCATACACCTTTGCACCAGCCCTGGCTGTGCCACCCTTTGCACCGTCCCTGGTCTTCCCCCCTGCAGCACCTGGCTCCAGAGGTCAAGTGGTAGTGCGGGCAGCTGATAGCACTGGTAGTCTTCCCCGGGGATCCAGCCGGCGTGTCACGGAGCAGGCGACGTCTTCCTCTTATGCTCATGCTGAGGTGTCCTCTGAAACGAGGGGGCACAGGCACGGGCAGAAGAGGAAGATTGAAGAAGCCAATGAAGGCAGTGGCAGTGGATGTGGCAGTGTCCAAATATTAGAGGAgctctctgctcctgcagcaaCTTACTCCACCCGtacaggtggtggtggagggggaacAGGCCAGTCTATACCCCACTCAGCTCCAACCACCAAGAGCAGCAGCTCCAATGGTGAAGGGGATTATCAGCTAGTGCAGCATGAGATCCTCTGCTCCGTGTCCTGCAGCTATGAAGTGCTGGAGTTTTTGGGAAGAGGCACGTTTGGGCAAGTGGCAAAGTGCTGGAAGAGGGGCACCAATGAGATTGTAGCTATCAAGATCCTGAAAAACCATCCGTCATATGCTCGTCAGGGCCAGATTGAG GTGGGCATCCTCAACCGGCTGAGTGCAGAGAACGCGGATGAGTACAACTTTGTGCGTTCATACGAATGCTTCCAACACAAGGGTCACACCTGCCTGGTGTTTGAGATGCTCGAGCAGAACCTGTACGACTTTCTCAAGCACAGCAAGTTCAGCCCACTCCCTCTTCGGCACATCAGACCCATCCTACAGCAG GTGGCTACAGCgctgatgaaactgaaaagcCTGGGTCTGATTCATGCAGACCTGAAGCCTGAGAACATCATGCTGGTCGACCCCCTCAGACAGCCCTACAGGGTGAAGGTCATTGACTTTGGCTCTGCGAGTCATGTGTCCAAAGCTGTCTGCTCAACCTACTTACAGTCCCGTTACtacag GGCTCCAGAAATCATTTTGGgcctgccattttgtgaagccATTGATATGTGGTCTTTGGGCTGTGTGATTGCTGAGCTGTTTCTGGGCTGGCCTCTCTACCCAGGAGCCTCTGAGTATGACCAG atCCGTTACATTTCTCAGACTCAAGGCTTGCCTGCAGAGTATTTACTGAGCGCTGGCACTAAGACCGTTCGCTTCTTCAATCGAGGCCCTGATTCCAGCTATCCACTCTGGAGGCTCAAG accCCATCAGagcatgaaatggaaatggGCATCAAGTCCAAGGAGGCCAGGAAGTATATTTTCAACTGCCTGGATGACATGATGCAG GTCAACTTGTCTTCTCATTTGGAGGGGACCGACATGTTGGCTGAGAAAGCTGATAGACGAGAGTTTATAGACCTCTTGAAACGGATGCTCCGCCTGGATGCCGACAAAAGGATCACACCTACAAAAACTCTGGGTCACCCCTTTGTCACAATGAGCCACCTTGTGGATTATCCCCACAGCTCTCA TGTGAAGTCCTGCTTCCAGAACATGGAGATCTGCAAGCGCCGGAGCTCCTACGATAGTAGCAAATCCCTCTACTCCACCAATGCAGTccccagtgctgcagcaggcAACCTCACTGTTACCTTCAGTAGCCAACTCAACCAGCATAACCAG GTGCCTTCTGCGGGGGGAGCGGTGCCTTTGCTGAACTACCAGCCAGCTCTGTACCAGCAGGCGACTATTAACATTCCTGGGCTGGCTCAACAGAGTGTCCCAATTCCAACACGTCCCGCTGGGCTGTGTAGCCAGACAGAACCCTTTCAGCAGACTCTCATTGTCTGCCCTCCCTCCACTATTCAAG ggcTTCAGCCATCCAGTAAGAGTTCCAGTTTCCCTGTGAGGATGGAGAACTCTGTACCCATAGTACCTCAGAACCAGTCTGCACAGTCGTTGCAGATCCAGCCAAGTATGCTCACACAG GCCTGGCCCACTGGCACCCAACAGATCCTCATCCCATCATCATGGCAGCAGGTCCCAGGTGTGGCCATCCACAGCTCCGCACACCAGTCAAATGTGGCTGAATCACCCCTGGAAACGCACGATGCTTCCACAGCACAGGGACACAGCTGGAG GAGCACAACCCAAGCCAGGacgcagcaggagaggaagaaggtgaaAGCCCGACGTGGAGAGAACAGGAACAG gGGTATATCAACTGCATCGTTACTCAGCAGCAGTGGCGTGACCCCACCTAGCGCCAGTGCCACGTTGTCCCAGCCAATCATCATCTCAGACACACCCAGCCCAGCGGTCAGCATCATCACCATTCACAGTGATACTGACACAGAGGACGAGCGCAAGTTCCATCCCGCCAG TGTTGGTTTGAGCCAGCGCACAAACGTCATCAGCTGTGTGACCGTCCACGACTCGGACTCCTCTACAGCCAGTCCCCTGACTCCTCTGCCTCGGGCGCTCAACCCAGCTAGCACCGTGTCATCACGCCAGGCAAAGTCTCTGGCAGTGGTGGCACCTTCAGTCAAAACCCAGGAGAGAGGGGCAGCTTCACGCGCACGCTTGGAGACAG TGAACTACATTAAGCCGAAGAGATCATCTAACCGACAGCCCTGCAGTTCAGGGGAGAGCATGGATCGTCATGGACTGGTGCCAAGTCAGTCACATCCTTTAAACCTCAGCCAG GTTCAGCCTGTGGTTTCTTCATCTCAGGAGCGTTCGCACAGTGACTCATCTTTGCGGCGCCAGCAGACGTTCCCTCCAGCCGTCTCGGCCTCTCACTACAGCTTCTCCGAGGTGTCCGCCCTGGCCTCTGCCTCAGCCCCCGGCCCGAGCCTGTACACGTACCCAGCCTCCACCGCCCTCTCCACGGCGTCTCAGGCCATGGAGCAGCTGCTGGGCCGCGGTCACTGCAGCCACGGGCACTCCCCCTCCGCCTATGCAGCAACGTacacctcatcctcctcctccaggaggGACTCGGCCAGTCGTAAGGATTCTGTCAGTAGTCTGCTGCACGGCCTCCCCGCAGCCTACCAGCATCAGTTTGCCACTGGTTCTCCCTACGTCAGTGTGACGCCCCGGGCCGAGGCTTACAGTGCCTACCAGCTAAGTCCCAGGCGCCTCACTCAGTACCCCTACCTATAG
- the si:ch211-160o17.4 gene encoding homeodomain-interacting protein kinase 1 isoform X3, translated as MSSQLQVFSPPSISSSAFCRVKKLKVESNVWDVSTTEAYSSIAGQSAYTFAPALAVPPFAPSLVFPPAAPGSRGQVVVRAADSTGSLPRGSSRRVTEQATSSSYAHAEVSSETRGHRHGQKRKIEEANEGSGSGCGSVQILEELSAPAATYSTRTGGGGGGTGQSIPHSAPTTKSSSSNGEGDYQLVQHEILCSVSCSYEVLEFLGRGTFGQVAKCWKRGTNEIVAIKILKNHPSYARQGQIEVGILNRLSAENADEYNFVRSYECFQHKGHTCLVFEMLEQNLYDFLKHSKFSPLPLRHIRPILQQVATALMKLKSLGLIHADLKPENIMLVDPLRQPYRVKVIDFGSASHVSKAVCSTYLQSRYYRAPEIILGLPFCEAIDMWSLGCVIAELFLGWPLYPGASEYDQIRYISQTQGLPAEYLLSAGTKTVRFFNRGPDSSYPLWRLKTPSEHEMEMGIKSKEARKYIFNCLDDMMQVNLSSHLEGTDMLAEKADRREFIDLLKRMLRLDADKRITPTKTLGHPFVTMSHLVDYPHSSHVKSCFQNMEICKRRSSYDSSKSLYSTNAVPSAAAGNLTVTFSSQLNQHNQVPSAGGAVPLLNYQPALYQQATINIPGLAQQSVPIPTRPAGLCSQTEPFQQTLIVCPPSTIQGLQPSSKSSSFPVRMENSVPIVPQNQSAQSLQIQPSMLTQQAWPTGTQQILIPSSWQQVPGVAIHSSAHQSNVAESPLETHDASTAQGHSWRSTTQARTQQERKKVKARRGENRNRGISTASLLSSSGVTPPSASATLSQPIIISDTPSPAVSIITIHSDTDTEDERKFHPASVGLSQRTNVISCVTVHDSDSSTASPLTPLPRALNPASTVSSRQAKSLAVVAPSVKTQERGAASRARLETVNYIKPKRSSNRQPCSSGESMDRHGLVPSQSHPLNLSQVQPVVSSSQERSHSDSSLRRQQTFPPAVSASHYSFSEVSALASASAPGPSLYTYPASTALSTASQAMEQLLGRGHCSHGHSPSAYAATYTSSSSSRRDSASRKDSVSSLLHGLPAAYQHQFATGSPYVSVTPRAEAYSAYQLSPRRLTQYPYL; from the exons ATGAGCTCTCAGCTGCAggtcttctctcctccttccatctCCTCCAGTGCCTTTTGTCGTGTGAAGAAGCTGAAGGTGGAGAGTAATGTTTGGGATGTGTCCACCACTGAAGCGTACAGCTCTATAGCAGGCCAGTCAGCATACACCTTTGCACCAGCCCTGGCTGTGCCACCCTTTGCACCGTCCCTGGTCTTCCCCCCTGCAGCACCTGGCTCCAGAGGTCAAGTGGTAGTGCGGGCAGCTGATAGCACTGGTAGTCTTCCCCGGGGATCCAGCCGGCGTGTCACGGAGCAGGCGACGTCTTCCTCTTATGCTCATGCTGAGGTGTCCTCTGAAACGAGGGGGCACAGGCACGGGCAGAAGAGGAAGATTGAAGAAGCCAATGAAGGCAGTGGCAGTGGATGTGGCAGTGTCCAAATATTAGAGGAgctctctgctcctgcagcaaCTTACTCCACCCGtacaggtggtggtggagggggaacAGGCCAGTCTATACCCCACTCAGCTCCAACCACCAAGAGCAGCAGCTCCAATGGTGAAGGGGATTATCAGCTAGTGCAGCATGAGATCCTCTGCTCCGTGTCCTGCAGCTATGAAGTGCTGGAGTTTTTGGGAAGAGGCACGTTTGGGCAAGTGGCAAAGTGCTGGAAGAGGGGCACCAATGAGATTGTAGCTATCAAGATCCTGAAAAACCATCCGTCATATGCTCGTCAGGGCCAGATTGAG GTGGGCATCCTCAACCGGCTGAGTGCAGAGAACGCGGATGAGTACAACTTTGTGCGTTCATACGAATGCTTCCAACACAAGGGTCACACCTGCCTGGTGTTTGAGATGCTCGAGCAGAACCTGTACGACTTTCTCAAGCACAGCAAGTTCAGCCCACTCCCTCTTCGGCACATCAGACCCATCCTACAGCAG GTGGCTACAGCgctgatgaaactgaaaagcCTGGGTCTGATTCATGCAGACCTGAAGCCTGAGAACATCATGCTGGTCGACCCCCTCAGACAGCCCTACAGGGTGAAGGTCATTGACTTTGGCTCTGCGAGTCATGTGTCCAAAGCTGTCTGCTCAACCTACTTACAGTCCCGTTACtacag GGCTCCAGAAATCATTTTGGgcctgccattttgtgaagccATTGATATGTGGTCTTTGGGCTGTGTGATTGCTGAGCTGTTTCTGGGCTGGCCTCTCTACCCAGGAGCCTCTGAGTATGACCAG atCCGTTACATTTCTCAGACTCAAGGCTTGCCTGCAGAGTATTTACTGAGCGCTGGCACTAAGACCGTTCGCTTCTTCAATCGAGGCCCTGATTCCAGCTATCCACTCTGGAGGCTCAAG accCCATCAGagcatgaaatggaaatggGCATCAAGTCCAAGGAGGCCAGGAAGTATATTTTCAACTGCCTGGATGACATGATGCAG GTCAACTTGTCTTCTCATTTGGAGGGGACCGACATGTTGGCTGAGAAAGCTGATAGACGAGAGTTTATAGACCTCTTGAAACGGATGCTCCGCCTGGATGCCGACAAAAGGATCACACCTACAAAAACTCTGGGTCACCCCTTTGTCACAATGAGCCACCTTGTGGATTATCCCCACAGCTCTCA TGTGAAGTCCTGCTTCCAGAACATGGAGATCTGCAAGCGCCGGAGCTCCTACGATAGTAGCAAATCCCTCTACTCCACCAATGCAGTccccagtgctgcagcaggcAACCTCACTGTTACCTTCAGTAGCCAACTCAACCAGCATAACCAG GTGCCTTCTGCGGGGGGAGCGGTGCCTTTGCTGAACTACCAGCCAGCTCTGTACCAGCAGGCGACTATTAACATTCCTGGGCTGGCTCAACAGAGTGTCCCAATTCCAACACGTCCCGCTGGGCTGTGTAGCCAGACAGAACCCTTTCAGCAGACTCTCATTGTCTGCCCTCCCTCCACTATTCAAG ggcTTCAGCCATCCAGTAAGAGTTCCAGTTTCCCTGTGAGGATGGAGAACTCTGTACCCATAGTACCTCAGAACCAGTCTGCACAGTCGTTGCAGATCCAGCCAAGTATGCTCACACAG CAGGCCTGGCCCACTGGCACCCAACAGATCCTCATCCCATCATCATGGCAGCAGGTCCCAGGTGTGGCCATCCACAGCTCCGCACACCAGTCAAATGTGGCTGAATCACCCCTGGAAACGCACGATGCTTCCACAGCACAGGGACACAGCTGGAG GAGCACAACCCAAGCCAGGacgcagcaggagaggaagaaggtgaaAGCCCGACGTGGAGAGAACAGGAACAG gGGTATATCAACTGCATCGTTACTCAGCAGCAGTGGCGTGACCCCACCTAGCGCCAGTGCCACGTTGTCCCAGCCAATCATCATCTCAGACACACCCAGCCCAGCGGTCAGCATCATCACCATTCACAGTGATACTGACACAGAGGACGAGCGCAAGTTCCATCCCGCCAG TGTTGGTTTGAGCCAGCGCACAAACGTCATCAGCTGTGTGACCGTCCACGACTCGGACTCCTCTACAGCCAGTCCCCTGACTCCTCTGCCTCGGGCGCTCAACCCAGCTAGCACCGTGTCATCACGCCAGGCAAAGTCTCTGGCAGTGGTGGCACCTTCAGTCAAAACCCAGGAGAGAGGGGCAGCTTCACGCGCACGCTTGGAGACAG TGAACTACATTAAGCCGAAGAGATCATCTAACCGACAGCCCTGCAGTTCAGGGGAGAGCATGGATCGTCATGGACTGGTGCCAAGTCAGTCACATCCTTTAAACCTCAGCCAG GTTCAGCCTGTGGTTTCTTCATCTCAGGAGCGTTCGCACAGTGACTCATCTTTGCGGCGCCAGCAGACGTTCCCTCCAGCCGTCTCGGCCTCTCACTACAGCTTCTCCGAGGTGTCCGCCCTGGCCTCTGCCTCAGCCCCCGGCCCGAGCCTGTACACGTACCCAGCCTCCACCGCCCTCTCCACGGCGTCTCAGGCCATGGAGCAGCTGCTGGGCCGCGGTCACTGCAGCCACGGGCACTCCCCCTCCGCCTATGCAGCAACGTacacctcatcctcctcctccaggaggGACTCGGCCAGTCGTAAGGATTCTGTCAGTAGTCTGCTGCACGGCCTCCCCGCAGCCTACCAGCATCAGTTTGCCACTGGTTCTCCCTACGTCAGTGTGACGCCCCGGGCCGAGGCTTACAGTGCCTACCAGCTAAGTCCCAGGCGCCTCACTCAGTACCCCTACCTATAG
- the si:ch211-160o17.4 gene encoding homeodomain-interacting protein kinase 1 isoform X2: MSSQLQVFSPPSISSSAFCRVKKLKVESNVWDVSTTEAYSSIAGQSAYTFAPALAVPPFAPSLVFPPAAPGSRGQVVVRAADSTGSLPRGSSRRVTEQATSSSYAHAEVSSETRGHRHGQKRKIEEANEGSGSGCGSVQILEELSAPAATYSTRTGGGGGGTGQSIPHSAPTTKSSSSNGEGDYQLVQHEILCSVSCSYEVLEFLGRGTFGQVAKCWKRGTNEIVAIKILKNHPSYARQGQIEVGILNRLSAENADEYNFVRSYECFQHKGHTCLVFEMLEQNLYDFLKHSKFSPLPLRHIRPILQQVATALMKLKSLGLIHADLKPENIMLVDPLRQPYRVKVIDFGSASHVSKAVCSTYLQSRYYRAPEIILGLPFCEAIDMWSLGCVIAELFLGWPLYPGASEYDQIRYISQTQGLPAEYLLSAGTKTVRFFNRGPDSSYPLWRLKTPSEHEMEMGIKSKEARKYIFNCLDDMMQVNLSSHLEGTDMLAEKADRREFIDLLKRMLRLDADKRITPTKTLGHPFVTMSHLVDYPHSSHVKSCFQNMEICKRRSSYDSSKSLYSTNAVPSAAAGNLTVTFSSQLNQHNQVPSAGGAVPLLNYQPALYQQATINIPGLAQQSVPIPTRPAGLCSQTEPFQQTLIVCPPSTIQGLQPSSKSSSFPVRMENSVPIVPQNQSAQSLQIQPSMLTQGSCTPLMVATLHPPSAGIAPQYSLPLGLGAGVGRPTLLEHTATVLAWPTGTQQILIPSSWQQVPGVAIHSSAHQSNVAESPLETHDASTAQGHSWRSTTQARTQQERKKVKARRGENRNRGISTASLLSSSGVTPPSASATLSQPIIISDTPSPAVSIITIHSDTDTEDERKFHPASVGLSQRTNVISCVTVHDSDSSTASPLTPLPRALNPASTVSSRQAKSLAVVAPSVKTQERGAASRARLETVNYIKPKRSSNRQPCSSGESMDRHGLVPSQSHPLNLSQVQPVVSSSQERSHSDSSLRRQQTFPPAVSASHYSFSEVSALASASAPGPSLYTYPASTALSTASQAMEQLLGRGHCSHGHSPSAYAATYTSSSSSRRDSASRKDSVSSLLHGLPAAYQHQFATGSPYVSVTPRAEAYSAYQLSPRRLTQYPYL, encoded by the exons ATGAGCTCTCAGCTGCAggtcttctctcctccttccatctCCTCCAGTGCCTTTTGTCGTGTGAAGAAGCTGAAGGTGGAGAGTAATGTTTGGGATGTGTCCACCACTGAAGCGTACAGCTCTATAGCAGGCCAGTCAGCATACACCTTTGCACCAGCCCTGGCTGTGCCACCCTTTGCACCGTCCCTGGTCTTCCCCCCTGCAGCACCTGGCTCCAGAGGTCAAGTGGTAGTGCGGGCAGCTGATAGCACTGGTAGTCTTCCCCGGGGATCCAGCCGGCGTGTCACGGAGCAGGCGACGTCTTCCTCTTATGCTCATGCTGAGGTGTCCTCTGAAACGAGGGGGCACAGGCACGGGCAGAAGAGGAAGATTGAAGAAGCCAATGAAGGCAGTGGCAGTGGATGTGGCAGTGTCCAAATATTAGAGGAgctctctgctcctgcagcaaCTTACTCCACCCGtacaggtggtggtggagggggaacAGGCCAGTCTATACCCCACTCAGCTCCAACCACCAAGAGCAGCAGCTCCAATGGTGAAGGGGATTATCAGCTAGTGCAGCATGAGATCCTCTGCTCCGTGTCCTGCAGCTATGAAGTGCTGGAGTTTTTGGGAAGAGGCACGTTTGGGCAAGTGGCAAAGTGCTGGAAGAGGGGCACCAATGAGATTGTAGCTATCAAGATCCTGAAAAACCATCCGTCATATGCTCGTCAGGGCCAGATTGAG GTGGGCATCCTCAACCGGCTGAGTGCAGAGAACGCGGATGAGTACAACTTTGTGCGTTCATACGAATGCTTCCAACACAAGGGTCACACCTGCCTGGTGTTTGAGATGCTCGAGCAGAACCTGTACGACTTTCTCAAGCACAGCAAGTTCAGCCCACTCCCTCTTCGGCACATCAGACCCATCCTACAGCAG GTGGCTACAGCgctgatgaaactgaaaagcCTGGGTCTGATTCATGCAGACCTGAAGCCTGAGAACATCATGCTGGTCGACCCCCTCAGACAGCCCTACAGGGTGAAGGTCATTGACTTTGGCTCTGCGAGTCATGTGTCCAAAGCTGTCTGCTCAACCTACTTACAGTCCCGTTACtacag GGCTCCAGAAATCATTTTGGgcctgccattttgtgaagccATTGATATGTGGTCTTTGGGCTGTGTGATTGCTGAGCTGTTTCTGGGCTGGCCTCTCTACCCAGGAGCCTCTGAGTATGACCAG atCCGTTACATTTCTCAGACTCAAGGCTTGCCTGCAGAGTATTTACTGAGCGCTGGCACTAAGACCGTTCGCTTCTTCAATCGAGGCCCTGATTCCAGCTATCCACTCTGGAGGCTCAAG accCCATCAGagcatgaaatggaaatggGCATCAAGTCCAAGGAGGCCAGGAAGTATATTTTCAACTGCCTGGATGACATGATGCAG GTCAACTTGTCTTCTCATTTGGAGGGGACCGACATGTTGGCTGAGAAAGCTGATAGACGAGAGTTTATAGACCTCTTGAAACGGATGCTCCGCCTGGATGCCGACAAAAGGATCACACCTACAAAAACTCTGGGTCACCCCTTTGTCACAATGAGCCACCTTGTGGATTATCCCCACAGCTCTCA TGTGAAGTCCTGCTTCCAGAACATGGAGATCTGCAAGCGCCGGAGCTCCTACGATAGTAGCAAATCCCTCTACTCCACCAATGCAGTccccagtgctgcagcaggcAACCTCACTGTTACCTTCAGTAGCCAACTCAACCAGCATAACCAG GTGCCTTCTGCGGGGGGAGCGGTGCCTTTGCTGAACTACCAGCCAGCTCTGTACCAGCAGGCGACTATTAACATTCCTGGGCTGGCTCAACAGAGTGTCCCAATTCCAACACGTCCCGCTGGGCTGTGTAGCCAGACAGAACCCTTTCAGCAGACTCTCATTGTCTGCCCTCCCTCCACTATTCAAG ggcTTCAGCCATCCAGTAAGAGTTCCAGTTTCCCTGTGAGGATGGAGAACTCTGTACCCATAGTACCTCAGAACCAGTCTGCACAGTCGTTGCAGATCCAGCCAAGTATGCTCACACAG ggTTCCTGCACACCCCTGATGGTGGCCACCCTGCACCCACCCTCAGCAGGCATAGCCCCCCAGTATTCCCTGCCCCTCGGGCTGGGCGCCGGGGTGGGTCGGCCCACCCTCCTGGAGCACACAGCCACAGTGCTG GCCTGGCCCACTGGCACCCAACAGATCCTCATCCCATCATCATGGCAGCAGGTCCCAGGTGTGGCCATCCACAGCTCCGCACACCAGTCAAATGTGGCTGAATCACCCCTGGAAACGCACGATGCTTCCACAGCACAGGGACACAGCTGGAG GAGCACAACCCAAGCCAGGacgcagcaggagaggaagaaggtgaaAGCCCGACGTGGAGAGAACAGGAACAG gGGTATATCAACTGCATCGTTACTCAGCAGCAGTGGCGTGACCCCACCTAGCGCCAGTGCCACGTTGTCCCAGCCAATCATCATCTCAGACACACCCAGCCCAGCGGTCAGCATCATCACCATTCACAGTGATACTGACACAGAGGACGAGCGCAAGTTCCATCCCGCCAG TGTTGGTTTGAGCCAGCGCACAAACGTCATCAGCTGTGTGACCGTCCACGACTCGGACTCCTCTACAGCCAGTCCCCTGACTCCTCTGCCTCGGGCGCTCAACCCAGCTAGCACCGTGTCATCACGCCAGGCAAAGTCTCTGGCAGTGGTGGCACCTTCAGTCAAAACCCAGGAGAGAGGGGCAGCTTCACGCGCACGCTTGGAGACAG TGAACTACATTAAGCCGAAGAGATCATCTAACCGACAGCCCTGCAGTTCAGGGGAGAGCATGGATCGTCATGGACTGGTGCCAAGTCAGTCACATCCTTTAAACCTCAGCCAG GTTCAGCCTGTGGTTTCTTCATCTCAGGAGCGTTCGCACAGTGACTCATCTTTGCGGCGCCAGCAGACGTTCCCTCCAGCCGTCTCGGCCTCTCACTACAGCTTCTCCGAGGTGTCCGCCCTGGCCTCTGCCTCAGCCCCCGGCCCGAGCCTGTACACGTACCCAGCCTCCACCGCCCTCTCCACGGCGTCTCAGGCCATGGAGCAGCTGCTGGGCCGCGGTCACTGCAGCCACGGGCACTCCCCCTCCGCCTATGCAGCAACGTacacctcatcctcctcctccaggaggGACTCGGCCAGTCGTAAGGATTCTGTCAGTAGTCTGCTGCACGGCCTCCCCGCAGCCTACCAGCATCAGTTTGCCACTGGTTCTCCCTACGTCAGTGTGACGCCCCGGGCCGAGGCTTACAGTGCCTACCAGCTAAGTCCCAGGCGCCTCACTCAGTACCCCTACCTATAG